The Amycolatopsis nigrescens CSC17Ta-90 genomic interval AAAAAGACAGTGGATTGCAGGTGTTGAGCTGAACGAGGCTGGCGGCACGGCACGTCGATCACCGTGCCGCCAGACCTCAGGTTCGGTCGTCTACCAGCGGAAATGCTGGAGACAGCAGTTGATTTATCGAAGTTTTGCCCAGTTTCGTTCATCAGGGCGACGGACTAGGCGGGTCGCTTACGGCTTAGCTACCTGTCCGCCCCTAGCTTTTCTCCGAGCAAGGCCGGGTACATTAAATTCTCAATCAACAAAGACGCAATTGGACACACTTGTGGCGCGATCGGAATTGCTACTGAATCAAGCGGTTCGGTCGATCCCCGCTACCGCGAGGGCCCTGTTCTCGTGTGTTGCGGTGTCCATGACTCAAGAATCGCCCGGTCCGGCGCTGGGCAGCAGTGCACACGTGGGGGCACACGGAGCCTCGGAGGGGGCACACGGAGTTTTCCGTGTGCCCCCTCCCCTGTCAGAGGATCATGTTTACTTGAGCCTGGGAGGGGTGGACTGGTGACCGAGCAGCAGCGCAAGCCCAATCGTCAGCTCGCCGCGCTTATGCGCGAGGCTGGAGTCAGCAACAAGGGACTGTCCAGACGGATGTTCGACTGGAGCCGCCGCGACCAGGGCGACCCGATCTCGCCCTCGCACACGAGCATCGCCAAGTACCTCAGCGGGCAGATTGCTCGGCCAACGGCAAGAGCTTGCCAGGTCATGGCTAAGGTGCTGGGCGCCCAGCTAGGCCGGCCTGTCGCCCTTCACGAGATCGGCTACCCCGACGTAGCCCCCGAAGCCGTCGACACCACCCTGCAGTATCCAGAGACGATCACGGATAGCATCACAGCCCTGACCCAGCTCACGAAGTACGAGTTGACCAGCACGGATGCCGCGGCGAAGCTGCTTGTCGTGCCAGAGGCGTGGGCGTCGCTGCTGGTCAAGTCGATGTACGGCAGCGACGAGGAAGTCGCCATCGTCCACGAGCCTGTTGAACTGTCACCGGTGCACATCCAGGAAGTTCACGACGCTACCGAGATGTTCTCGACCTTCGATCATCGCTACGGCGGCGGAAAGTCGAAACCTCTGATTGCACAGTACCTAGAACGCGAAGTTCTGCCTCTTATTCCGCGCGTATCGGCCAGTTCACCACTAGGGCGGAACTATTTTCAGGCCGTTGCATCGCTGACCCTTCGCGCGGGATGGACAGCGTACGATAGCGGCGAACATGCCCGTGCTCAACGTTTCCTGTATCAGGCATACCGACTTGCGCGAGCAGCCGGCGATCGGGCTTTTAGTGGCCACGTGCTCGGCTGCATGAGTCATCAAGCCAATTTTCTGGGTCATTTCGAGGACGCCGTACATCTCGCCCGCGCGGCAGTCCACCACGGAGAGACTGGCGGGGCGACGCCAACAACCATGGCGTTATTCTACGCAATGAAAGCGCGAGCCCTCGCTTCTCAGGGCAACGAGAAGGAGGCGACGAGAGCGCTCCTGGCCGCTGAATCGTGGCTCGGCGCCAGCAATCCCGCAGATGACCCGGACTGGGTCTGGTACTTCGATTCGGCTGAATTGCATGCAGAGTTCGCTCATTGCTTCCGCGACCTAGGGAATGCGGGGCTGGCAAATCAACACGCGATGACCTCAATCGCCGAGTCGAAAGACGTTTTCGTTCGCAGCTTGTCCTTTTGCAATTCTGTGCTGGCTACGTCACACTTGCTCGCCAACGATATAGACCAAGCGGTGGAGGTTGCGTGCAGTGTTGTGGACACGGCAGTAACCCTGAATTCGTACCGCGTAATCTCGTACCTGAACGAGTTTCGCGGTCGGCTCGCGCCTTACGACTCCGCCGCAACCCGAACCTTCGATGACTACTTCTCCAGCAAGGGCTTACTAAAAAACCGACCAGCAGCGAGGGGCATCATCATCCCTTAGGTCACGGATTCGGCGGGTCACTTCCTTGTCAACTTTAGCCGACTGGCCGACCATCTGAGCCAACCATGTAGTCATATTCAATTCGCGTATCGCTTTAATTACTCGAAATCCCGACCATTCCAGGGCATCGAAACCACACGCCCGTACGTAGCTGTAGTAGTCACTACGGGAAATCCAGCCAAACACACTGTAACCGATAGCTTCCACACAGAGATCCCACTCTCGGGGTCCTATGCAAAAGTCCTCGAAGTCAATCAGTTTCACCTTGCCGGTTTCACGGGAGCGAATAAGGTTATCCCTGTGAGCGTCGCCATGAATTGGACCACACCTCAGCGAAAACTCCAGCGTTTTGAATTGGGCGGCTAGTTCAACACTACGTTCATGTAGAAACGTTCGATCTCCATCGCACAGCGATGGGCCAATCTTGTCCAGGCGCCGCGCAACCTTCGGCATCGGGTCGAAAGATGGTAAGGTAAAATGCTTCGGCCACGGCAATCCGTGCAAGCGGCGAAGCATTGTTCCCAGGTCTCCGGAGGTAGGCCGGGAATCACCACTTGTGATGAACTCCCAAAAGGTCACAGCCATACCGTTCACTTCGTGAGGCTGCTGCTCCACGTCGGCTAACGCAAC includes:
- a CDS encoding phosphotransferase enzyme family protein, which codes for MASAAKFTPETTTKAAEAACRAVQLDPTGAELIRMGENALFKLATAPVMVRVGRSAEASHKEAEVARWLSAHNYPAVALADVEQQPHEVNGMAVTFWEFITSGDSRPTSGDLGTMLRRLHGLPWPKHFTLPSFDPMPKVARRLDKIGPSLCDGDRTFLHERSVELAAQFKTLEFSLRCGPIHGDAHRDNLIRSRETGKVKLIDFEDFCIGPREWDLCVEAIGYSVFGWISRSDYYSYVRACGFDALEWSGFRVIKAIRELNMTTWLAQMVGQSAKVDKEVTRRIRDLRDDDAPRCWSVF